In one window of Janthinobacterium sp. 1_2014MBL_MicDiv DNA:
- the pdeM gene encoding ligase-associated DNA damage response endonuclease PdeM has protein sequence MNGQRQAHCAVELAGESLWLLAHKAVYWPARRMMVVADIHFGKAAAFRALGVPVPRGTTTQNLQALDALLAAHACEEIVFLGDFLHARAAHAAATVAAMQAWRARHPRLRLTLVRGNHDVHAGDPASALRIRMVDEPHTVGALSFCHHPDTVAPGYVLAGHVHPVFHLRAAAGGLRLPCFLLGPSRAILPSFGAFTGGHAVRPGAGESVYVTADTAIFRIPP, from the coding sequence ATGAACGGCCAGCGGCAAGCGCATTGCGCGGTGGAGCTGGCGGGCGAGAGCCTTTGGCTGCTGGCGCACAAGGCCGTGTATTGGCCGGCGCGCAGGATGATGGTCGTGGCCGACATCCATTTCGGCAAGGCGGCCGCCTTCCGCGCGCTGGGCGTGCCGGTGCCGCGTGGCACCACGACGCAAAACCTGCAGGCGCTCGACGCCTTGCTGGCCGCCCATGCCTGCGAGGAAATTGTCTTTCTCGGCGACTTCCTGCATGCGCGCGCCGCCCACGCGGCGGCCACCGTGGCGGCCATGCAGGCATGGCGCGCGCGCCATCCGCGCTTGCGCCTGACCCTGGTGCGCGGCAACCACGATGTGCATGCGGGCGACCCGGCCTCCGCGCTGCGCATCCGCATGGTGGATGAGCCGCATACCGTGGGCGCCTTGTCCTTTTGCCACCATCCGGACACCGTGGCGCCCGGCTATGTGCTGGCCGGCCACGTGCATCCCGTATTTCATCTGCGCGCGGCAGCGGGTGGCCTGCGCCTGCCGTGTTTCCTGCTGGGGCCATCGCGCGCCATCCTGCCGTCGTTTGGCGCGTTTACCGGGGGCCACGCCGTGCGGCCGGGCGCCGGCGAGAGCGTCTACGTGACGGCCGACACGGCGATTTTCCGCATTCCGCCATGA
- a CDS encoding KGG domain-containing protein → MATSSDNKQQGSKSGSASSGGNKQSDTSKRGFASMDPAQQREIASEGGRAAHEKGTAHEFTSEEARRAGSQSHKNDANRQSAASSGGSRDNASMNQEGSRDNASKQSGGAGSSSGSGSRNK, encoded by the coding sequence ATGGCCACATCGAGCGACAATAAACAGCAAGGTAGTAAAAGCGGCAGCGCCAGCAGTGGCGGCAACAAGCAAAGCGATACCAGCAAACGCGGCTTCGCTTCCATGGACCCCGCCCAGCAGCGTGAAATCGCCAGCGAAGGCGGACGGGCCGCGCATGAAAAAGGCACGGCGCATGAATTCACGTCGGAAGAGGCGCGCCGCGCGGGCAGCCAAAGCCATAAAAATGACGCGAACCGGCAAAGCGCCGCCAGTTCGGGAGGCTCGCGCGACAACGCCAGCATGAACCAGGAGGGTAGCCGCGACAACGCCAGCAAGCAAAGTGGCGGTGCCGGCTCAAGTTCCGGTTCCGGCTCGCGCAACAAATAG
- a CDS encoding DUF2239 family protein, producing MHAPAQLTAFAGKHKVAAGPLHAVARLLKEWVTRDPAAQILIFDDATGSQVDLNLHGSLEQVLQRLPQPRVETPAQEDQTPVPARTAGRPKLGVVAREITLLPRHWEWLATQPGGASVALRKLVEHAQRDNKAADEQRQAREAAYKFMSALAGDAAGFEEASRALFAGRQPAFLVCVQDWPADVREHVLRLAQRGWSDS from the coding sequence ATGCACGCACCCGCCCAACTGACCGCCTTTGCCGGCAAACACAAGGTGGCCGCCGGCCCCTTGCATGCGGTGGCGCGCCTGTTGAAAGAATGGGTCACGCGCGACCCCGCCGCGCAAATCCTGATTTTCGACGACGCCACGGGCAGCCAGGTGGACTTGAACCTGCATGGCAGCCTGGAACAGGTATTGCAGCGCTTGCCCCAGCCGCGCGTCGAGACGCCGGCGCAGGAAGACCAGACGCCCGTTCCTGCGCGCACGGCGGGCCGGCCGAAGCTGGGCGTGGTGGCGCGCGAAATCACCTTGCTGCCGCGCCACTGGGAATGGCTGGCGACGCAACCGGGCGGCGCTTCCGTGGCCTTGCGCAAGCTGGTGGAGCACGCGCAGCGCGACAACAAGGCGGCCGATGAACAGCGCCAGGCGCGCGAAGCGGCCTACAAGTTCATGAGCGCGCTGGCCGGCGACGCGGCAGGATTCGAGGAAGCAAGCCGCGCCCTGTTCGCGGGCCGGCAGCCGGCCTTCCTTGTCTGCGTGCAGGATTGGCCAGCCGACGTGCGCGAACACGTCTTGCGGCTGGCCCAGCGGGGATGGTCCGACAGTTAA